Proteins encoded by one window of Anaerosalibacter sp. Marseille-P3206:
- the ebgA gene encoding beta-galactosidase subunit alpha, translating to MADFKDLDNLEVLQLNRLDSRAYFMSFDDIDSAVTFERGRAKRFKLLNGMWKFYYSNTPEESPEGFYEKSFDVSNWDDIRVPGNWQLQGYGYPHYTDLIYPFPVDPPRVPSENPTACYRRNFYIPEDWSGLQVLLRFEGVDSGFHLWVNGKEVGYSQGSRMPSEFDITSYIKTGKNTLAVRVYQWTDGSYLEDQDMWWLSGIFRDVALIARNRVHIEDFFIKTKLDENYEDGVLSIETVIANIDSKAEGDYKIEYILLDEDFSKVGEKIIGKPQNIINVEIPVNGPNKWSAENPYLYNLLQVLKDANDNILEVVPSKVGFRTVKVKDGNFLVNGVPIMLKGVNRHEVHPDLGRAVPFHAMEEDVILMKRHNINAVRTSHYPNHPRFYELCDRYGLYVIDEADLECHGFELLGDISQLSGDPKWEKAYVDRIERMVERDKNHPSIIMWSLGNESGFGSNFKSMTEWCHKRDDTRLVHYEGDFEVEVADVVSTMYSSHEKMEEHGKKDMDKPHILCEYAHAMGNGPGGLKEYWDIFYKYKRLQGGFVWEWVDHGIRRYTEDGREYFAYGGDFGDEPNNANFCCDGLLRPDRIPTPGLKQYKKIIEPVKVKEVNLSKGQVEIKNIYDFISLDHLNLHWNISGDGKTLQSGILDMPYIEAGSSEIVTIPFDLNKKYELNTDLWLNIQFDLAVDTDWANKGHVIAWEQFKLPYSSSKKSILAKQYMHSLNVEEDCKFINIEGYNFRLIFNKIKGQICNWNYEGVDILKEGPKLNLWRAPIDNDMYVVKEWRRKGIHQIQHRIDNVETNIDGKQVTVTIKDFVSPPNGDWAVECEYKYNVYGSGDVDMSIKGNPKGKLPESFPKIGLQMKLPIDMSRVKWYGRGPGESYIDSNEASPFGIYCSSVDELYTPYSYPQDNGNRSDVQWVSLADERETGFVVIAEDMLNFSAHYYTTEDLESAKHLSDLNKRDFITLNIDYKNHGLGSNSCGPVPLPQHSLKPNNFVFNIRWKPFCEE from the coding sequence ATGGCTGATTTTAAAGATTTGGACAATCTAGAGGTTTTACAACTTAATAGATTAGATAGTAGGGCATATTTTATGTCTTTTGATGACATAGATTCTGCCGTTACTTTTGAAAGGGGAAGGGCAAAGAGGTTTAAACTTCTCAATGGAATGTGGAAGTTTTACTATTCTAATACTCCAGAAGAGTCTCCAGAGGGTTTCTATGAAAAAAGTTTTGATGTGAGTAATTGGGATGATATCAGGGTTCCTGGGAATTGGCAGTTACAGGGATATGGTTATCCTCATTATACAGATTTGATATATCCATTTCCAGTTGATCCGCCTAGGGTTCCATCAGAAAATCCTACTGCTTGTTATAGAAGAAATTTCTATATACCTGAGGATTGGAGTGGTCTTCAAGTGTTACTTAGATTTGAAGGAGTAGATAGTGGATTTCATCTTTGGGTTAATGGAAAGGAAGTTGGTTATAGTCAAGGAAGTAGAATGCCTTCAGAGTTTGATATTACTTCATACATAAAAACTGGAAAGAATACTTTGGCTGTAAGAGTATATCAATGGACTGATGGCAGTTATTTAGAAGACCAGGATATGTGGTGGTTAAGTGGCATATTTAGAGATGTGGCTCTAATTGCTAGAAACAGAGTTCATATTGAGGACTTTTTTATAAAGACTAAGCTTGATGAGAATTATGAAGATGGTGTATTGAGTATAGAGACTGTTATAGCAAATATTGATTCTAAAGCTGAAGGAGATTACAAAATAGAATATATACTACTAGATGAGGATTTCTCAAAAGTAGGAGAAAAAATAATTGGCAAGCCTCAAAATATAATTAATGTAGAGATACCTGTTAATGGACCCAATAAATGGTCAGCAGAAAATCCATATCTATATAATCTTCTTCAAGTTCTTAAAGATGCTAATGATAATATTTTAGAAGTTGTACCTTCAAAGGTAGGGTTTAGAACTGTGAAAGTGAAAGATGGGAATTTCCTTGTGAATGGCGTACCTATAATGTTGAAGGGTGTTAATCGTCATGAAGTACATCCTGACTTAGGTAGGGCTGTACCTTTCCATGCTATGGAAGAAGATGTAATACTAATGAAAAGGCATAATATAAATGCTGTTCGTACTTCTCATTATCCAAACCATCCAAGGTTCTATGAACTTTGTGATAGATATGGGTTATATGTCATAGATGAAGCTGATTTAGAATGTCATGGATTTGAGTTATTAGGAGATATTAGTCAGTTAAGTGGGGATCCAAAGTGGGAGAAGGCTTATGTTGATAGAATAGAGAGAATGGTTGAAAGAGATAAAAATCATCCTTCTATCATAATGTGGTCATTGGGCAATGAATCTGGTTTTGGTTCAAATTTCAAGTCTATGACTGAGTGGTGCCACAAGAGAGATGATACTAGATTAGTCCATTATGAGGGGGATTTTGAAGTAGAAGTAGCTGATGTGGTTAGTACTATGTATTCTTCTCATGAGAAGATGGAGGAACATGGGAAGAAGGATATGGATAAGCCTCATATTCTCTGTGAATATGCTCATGCTATGGGAAATGGCCCAGGTGGACTTAAGGAATATTGGGATATTTTCTATAAGTATAAGAGGCTTCAAGGTGGATTTGTGTGGGAATGGGTTGATCATGGTATTAGAAGATATACGGAAGATGGAAGAGAATACTTTGCCTATGGTGGAGATTTTGGAGATGAGCCTAATAATGCTAACTTCTGCTGTGATGGGTTATTGAGACCGGATAGGATTCCTACCCCAGGGCTAAAGCAATACAAGAAGATAATTGAACCTGTAAAGGTAAAAGAAGTTAATTTGAGTAAAGGTCAAGTAGAGATAAAAAATATATATGATTTTATATCATTAGATCATTTGAATTTACATTGGAATATTTCAGGAGACGGTAAAACACTTCAAAGTGGAATACTTGATATGCCATATATTGAAGCTGGTAGTAGTGAGATTGTAACAATACCTTTTGATCTTAATAAAAAATATGAATTGAATACAGATTTGTGGCTTAATATTCAATTTGATTTGGCTGTAGATACTGATTGGGCTAATAAGGGGCATGTGATTGCTTGGGAACAGTTTAAATTGCCATATAGTTCATCTAAAAAGTCTATTTTAGCTAAACAATACATGCATAGTTTAAATGTTGAAGAAGACTGTAAGTTTATTAATATAGAAGGATATAATTTTAGATTAATATTTAATAAGATTAAAGGTCAAATTTGTAATTGGAATTATGAAGGGGTAGATATTTTGAAGGAAGGTCCTAAGTTAAATCTTTGGAGGGCTCCTATAGACAATGATATGTATGTAGTCAAAGAATGGAGAAGGAAGGGAATCCATCAAATACAACATAGGATTGATAATGTGGAAACAAATATAGATGGCAAACAGGTAACAGTGACTATAAAAGATTTTGTTTCTCCACCAAATGGTGATTGGGCTGTGGAATGCGAATATAAATACAATGTATATGGTAGTGGAGATGTAGATATGTCTATAAAGGGAAATCCAAAGGGAAAACTTCCAGAATCTTTCCCAAAGATTGGGCTACAGATGAAATTGCCTATTGATATGTCAAGGGTAAAATGGTATGGAAGAGGACCAGGGGAATCCTATATTGATAGTAATGAAGCCAGTCCATTTGGGATATATTGTAGTTCTGTAGATGAGCTATATACTCCATATTCATATCCACAAGATAATGGAAACAGATCTGATGTGCAATGGGTTTCCTTAGCTGATGAGAGAGAAACAGGATTTGTAGTAATTGCTGAAGATATGCTAAATTTCAGTGCTCATTATTATACTACAGAGGATTTAGAAAGTGCTAAGCATCTATCGGATCTTAATAAGAGGGATTTTATTACATTAAATATTGATTATAAAAATCATGGACTAGGAAGTAATAGCTGTGGGCCTGTACCATTACCACAACATAGTCTTAAACCTAATAATTTTGTATTTAATATTAGATGGAAACCTTTTTGTGAGGAGTAA
- a CDS encoding MGH1-like glycoside hydrolase domain-containing protein, which yields MKDNIRYQFKNIIDVTGVPSKAEPDDDYEINPFSDMGAWHAYHLPRIDDKDYYGGFTGPLYIAQEYGVWLSKCFNRIAIYNACNGEEFKLVDCKNADLAYYPGLLVQEYDMEDFILRLELRFVTNRTAIVTTKIKSQIKEKLNLKLNWDGELLKYCNDYENEILDLRLEVSTNGVKVKFPNINWPYNAFTSSEMEYEVRYPFEVKTNVSGDRYLIETDTISIKAGREYVLNTTNTYTFTKDEKDKENEKIIDIFKNTTKYIEDNNSRWEEYLSKGLKGVNEEYEKLIVKSIETLITNWRSPAGAIKRHGITPSMSYKWFNGMWAWDSWKQAVAIVSFAPELAKDNIRAIFDYQKEDGMIIDAIFYNKNGYNYPGEKGGNWNERNSKPPLATWAVWKVYESTNDKLFLEEMYPKLVKYHDWWYVYRDNDKNGIAEYGACIDALNDDVDQIILAAAWESGMDNAVRFDKDYGVEVLENIDDNGKIIGYSINQESVDLNSYLYAEKKYLAKIAKELDKSDDIDKYEKEAQYVREFIRKNMFDEETGFFYDIDIHTKNPLVERGKGVEGFIPLWAEALSEEQAKKLKDISIDEMKFNTKVPFPTASVDNPRYAPNKYWRGPVWLDQAYFAIEGLSNYGYKDEAYTLAKKILENTEGSMVEGEVIRENYNPESGQGLNCTNFSWSAGMMYLLCREYFV from the coding sequence ATGAAGGACAATATTAGATATCAATTTAAGAATATTATAGATGTAACAGGTGTCCCAAGTAAAGCAGAACCTGATGATGATTATGAGATAAATCCATTTTCTGATATGGGGGCATGGCATGCTTACCATCTTCCAAGAATAGATGACAAAGATTATTATGGAGGGTTTACAGGGCCACTATATATTGCACAAGAATATGGAGTATGGCTAAGTAAATGTTTTAATCGTATAGCAATATATAATGCTTGCAATGGGGAAGAGTTTAAATTAGTTGATTGTAAAAATGCTGATTTGGCCTACTATCCAGGGCTATTGGTGCAGGAATATGATATGGAAGATTTTATTTTAAGGCTTGAGCTTAGATTTGTTACTAATAGAACAGCAATTGTTACTACAAAGATTAAGAGTCAAATTAAAGAGAAATTGAACTTAAAGCTTAATTGGGATGGAGAACTTTTAAAGTACTGTAATGACTATGAAAATGAAATTCTAGATTTAAGATTAGAAGTTTCTACAAATGGAGTAAAAGTTAAATTTCCAAATATAAATTGGCCATATAATGCTTTTACTTCAAGTGAAATGGAATATGAAGTTAGATATCCATTTGAAGTAAAGACTAATGTTAGTGGTGATAGATATTTAATTGAAACAGATACTATAAGCATTAAGGCGGGAAGAGAATATGTTTTAAATACGACAAATACTTATACATTTACTAAAGATGAAAAAGATAAAGAAAATGAAAAAATAATAGATATATTTAAGAATACAACAAAATATATTGAGGATAACAATTCAAGATGGGAAGAATATCTTTCAAAGGGTTTAAAGGGAGTAAATGAAGAATATGAAAAACTTATTGTTAAATCAATAGAAACCTTAATAACTAATTGGAGAAGTCCAGCAGGAGCAATAAAAAGACATGGTATTACTCCATCTATGTCTTATAAATGGTTCAATGGTATGTGGGCATGGGATTCATGGAAACAAGCTGTGGCAATTGTAAGTTTTGCCCCAGAGCTTGCGAAGGATAATATTAGAGCAATTTTTGATTATCAGAAAGAAGATGGAATGATTATAGATGCTATATTCTATAACAAGAATGGCTACAATTACCCTGGAGAAAAGGGTGGAAACTGGAATGAAAGAAATTCAAAACCTCCACTTGCTACATGGGCTGTATGGAAGGTTTATGAGTCAACAAATGACAAATTATTTCTTGAAGAGATGTATCCAAAACTTGTTAAATACCATGATTGGTGGTATGTTTATAGAGATAATGACAAGAACGGAATAGCTGAATATGGGGCTTGTATAGATGCTTTAAATGATGATGTAGATCAAATAATACTTGCTGCTGCTTGGGAAAGTGGGATGGATAATGCTGTTAGATTTGATAAGGACTATGGAGTAGAAGTGTTAGAAAATATAGATGATAATGGAAAAATTATTGGATACTCAATCAATCAAGAGTCGGTGGATTTGAATTCGTATCTATATGCTGAAAAGAAATACTTGGCAAAGATTGCAAAGGAATTAGATAAGTCTGATGATATTGATAAATATGAAAAAGAAGCTCAATATGTGAGAGAATTTATAAGAAAGAATATGTTTGATGAGGAAACAGGATTTTTTTATGATATAGATATTCATACTAAAAATCCACTGGTTGAAAGAGGAAAAGGAGTTGAGGGCTTTATTCCTCTATGGGCGGAGGCTTTATCAGAGGAACAAGCAAAAAAACTGAAAGATATTTCAATCGATGAGATGAAATTCAACACTAAAGTACCTTTTCCCACTGCATCGGTGGACAATCCAAGATATGCACCAAATAAATATTGGAGGGGTCCGGTGTGGCTTGATCAAGCATATTTTGCCATTGAAGGCTTAAGTAATTATGGCTATAAAGATGAAGCTTATACATTAGCAAAAAAAATATTAGAAAATACTGAAGGAAGTATGGTTGAAGGTGAAGTCATTCGAGAAAATTATAATCCAGAAAGTGGACAAGGACTTAATTGTACAAATTTTAGTTGGTCTGCAGGGATGATGTATTTATTGTGTAGAGAGTATTTTGTATAG
- a CDS encoding galactokinase: MDIANFKDRFCKLYGDGEVRTFFSPSRVNLIGEHIDYNGGYVLPCALEMGTFGCVRGRSDRKIRLASENFDLKVEVNIDELEYEVDHGWTNYPKGVIYYMKESGYKVSGMDILVYGNIPNGAGLSSSASLELLVAEMINNLFNDGDISKLELVKISQRAENDFVGVKCGIMDQFAVAMGRVYKAMLLDCDSLKYRYINMNIKDYKLVIMNTKKRRELNDSKYNERRDECEKALSIINKYKYIDNLCQLSLDGYLEVEKYIDEEYIRNRARHVICENQRVLKACEALENEDIFQLGQLFIESHNSLRDLYEVTGMELDTIVQAAIAQKGCIGARMTGAGFGGCAIALVEKKSVDNFINRVGEIYNRKIGYKAEFYLTGIGDGTREI; encoded by the coding sequence ATGGATATAGCTAATTTTAAAGATAGATTTTGCAAGCTTTATGGTGATGGAGAGGTGAGGACATTTTTCTCTCCAAGTAGAGTCAATTTAATTGGAGAACATATTGACTATAATGGAGGATATGTATTACCATGTGCTCTTGAAATGGGTACTTTTGGCTGTGTTAGAGGGAGAAGTGATAGAAAAATAAGACTTGCTTCAGAGAATTTTGATTTAAAAGTAGAAGTAAATATTGATGAACTAGAGTATGAGGTTGATCATGGTTGGACTAATTATCCAAAGGGAGTTATTTATTATATGAAGGAAAGTGGCTACAAGGTTTCGGGAATGGATATTTTGGTGTATGGAAATATTCCCAATGGAGCTGGACTTTCATCTTCTGCTTCTTTGGAATTATTAGTAGCTGAGATGATTAACAATTTATTTAATGATGGAGATATATCTAAATTAGAACTAGTGAAGATTTCTCAAAGGGCTGAAAATGATTTTGTAGGTGTAAAGTGTGGAATAATGGATCAATTTGCTGTAGCCATGGGAAGAGTGTATAAAGCTATGCTCTTAGATTGTGATAGCCTTAAATATAGATATATAAATATGAATATCAAAGATTATAAATTAGTAATAATGAATACCAAAAAAAGAAGAGAGTTAAATGATTCTAAGTATAATGAGAGAAGAGATGAGTGTGAAAAGGCATTAAGCATTATTAATAAATATAAGTATATTGATAATCTTTGTCAACTTTCTTTGGACGGATATTTAGAAGTCGAAAAATATATAGATGAAGAGTATATCAGAAACAGAGCTCGACATGTAATTTGTGAAAATCAAAGAGTTTTAAAGGCTTGTGAAGCTTTGGAAAATGAAGATATATTTCAATTGGGACAACTTTTTATTGAGTCTCATAATTCATTGAGGGATTTATATGAAGTGACAGGGATGGAATTAGATACTATAGTACAAGCAGCAATTGCACAAAAGGGTTGCATAGGTGCAAGGATGACCGGAGCAGGTTTTGGAGGATGTGCCATAGCACTTGTTGAGAAAAAAAGTGTAGATAATTTTATAAATAGAGTTGGGGAAATATATAATAGAAAAATTGGGTATAAAGCTGAGTTTTATTTAACTGGGATAGGTGATGGAACTAGGGAAATTTAG
- a CDS encoding HD-GYP domain-containing protein: MNKKEISVISCHENQVLAENVFDDEGVLIAIKNTILTSYVIEKIRLFKVKKIWIYDDTDVIKEVDSYEEHIEEFKKQYIKDTLFIKKAIMELSKGERLNINTVKNVTSSLYNEVMDSHSAVRYISRLKDYNEYTYYHSMNVGIYATLLGKWMGLEKDDLKELTMAGVLHDIGKAKIPNEILDKRGKLTREECAIVKEHPFYGYLMIRDDENIGENVKKTVLMHHEKENGTGYPQGLKGDKINTYAKIVAVADFYDALTSNRPYRNKVSPFEAIDIFIKTGIDAYDVGVSMTFFKNIVNCYIGEKAQISDGRIGEILYVPPYDLTNPIVEIEDEIYDLSRHDEIEIVCLI, translated from the coding sequence GTGAACAAGAAGGAGATTTCTGTAATATCTTGTCATGAGAATCAAGTTTTAGCTGAGAATGTTTTTGATGATGAAGGAGTTTTAATAGCCATTAAAAATACAATACTGACTAGTTATGTTATTGAAAAGATAAGACTTTTTAAAGTAAAAAAGATATGGATTTATGATGATACTGATGTTATAAAGGAAGTTGATTCTTACGAAGAACATATAGAAGAATTCAAAAAACAATATATAAAAGATACACTGTTTATTAAAAAGGCTATTATGGAACTTTCAAAAGGAGAGAGACTGAATATTAATACTGTAAAAAACGTAACATCTTCTCTTTATAATGAAGTAATGGATAGTCATAGTGCGGTTAGATACATAAGTAGGCTTAAGGATTATAATGAATATACTTATTATCATAGTATGAATGTTGGTATTTATGCTACTCTTTTGGGAAAGTGGATGGGACTAGAAAAGGATGATTTAAAAGAATTGACAATGGCAGGAGTACTTCATGATATTGGAAAGGCAAAAATACCAAATGAAATATTGGATAAAAGGGGCAAATTGACAAGAGAAGAATGTGCTATAGTGAAGGAACACCCCTTTTATGGTTATTTAATGATTAGAGATGATGAAAATATAGGGGAAAATGTAAAGAAAACTGTACTTATGCATCATGAAAAGGAAAATGGTACGGGGTATCCACAGGGTTTGAAGGGAGATAAGATAAATACTTATGCAAAGATTGTAGCTGTAGCAGATTTTTATGATGCTCTCACTTCAAATAGACCTTATAGAAATAAAGTTTCTCCATTTGAAGCTATAGATATATTTATCAAAACAGGTATAGACGCCTATGATGTAGGTGTATCTATGACTTTCTTTAAAAATATTGTCAATTGTTATATAGGCGAAAAAGCTCAGATAAGTGATGGGAGAATTGGAGAAATATTATATGTGCCCCCATATGATTTAACTAATCCTATAGTTGAAATTGAAGATGAAATATATGACTTATCTAGACATGATGAGATAGAAATTGTTTGTTTGATTTAG
- a CDS encoding YjiH family protein — translation MDGKMKKKFSAGDYLKFIVPSIIGILLFMVPFKYEGETTIVVALLASKLTGAIADILPTILLILVTFTGVMTVIYKLFKPSFIEKNEFFKGVFNVNTFWTLTRVVGVVLCFLVYFKVGPEWIWGEDTGGLILNDLMLTLFSMFIFAGFLLPFLTDFGLLEFIGALFTPIMRPVFGLPGRSSIDCIASWVGDGTIGVALTNKQYEEGYYTAKEASVISTAFSAVSITFCLVILSQVGLAPLFGKYYLTVILSGIVAAIILPKIPPLSKKPDTYYTGEKRDIGENAPEGFTNAQWGTYLAVKKAEESGSVKNLVINGTHTVLDMWMGVMPVIMAFGTIALIVAETTPLFKWLGVPFIPILKLFRIPYAVEASQTMIVGFADMFLPSVIGASIPSEMTRFVIAAVSVTQLVYLSEVGAVILGSKIPINFKDLFIIFLERTLITLPIISLVAHIIF, via the coding sequence ATGGATGGCAAGATGAAGAAAAAGTTTTCAGCAGGTGATTATTTAAAATTTATAGTACCTTCAATCATAGGAATTTTACTTTTTATGGTTCCTTTTAAATATGAAGGGGAAACTACAATTGTAGTTGCATTATTAGCATCAAAGCTAACAGGAGCTATTGCAGATATTTTACCAACTATTCTTTTAATATTAGTAACTTTTACTGGAGTTATGACTGTGATTTACAAGCTTTTCAAGCCTTCATTTATTGAAAAAAATGAATTTTTTAAAGGTGTATTTAATGTCAATACTTTTTGGACATTGACAAGGGTAGTTGGAGTTGTACTTTGCTTTTTAGTATATTTTAAAGTTGGACCAGAATGGATTTGGGGTGAAGATACTGGTGGACTTATACTAAATGATTTAATGCTTACATTATTCTCAATGTTTATATTTGCAGGATTTTTATTACCATTTTTAACTGATTTTGGACTATTAGAATTTATAGGTGCATTGTTTACACCTATTATGAGACCAGTATTCGGATTACCAGGTCGTTCATCTATAGATTGTATTGCATCTTGGGTTGGTGACGGAACTATCGGAGTTGCATTAACTAATAAACAATATGAAGAAGGATATTATACAGCAAAAGAAGCATCTGTTATTTCAACTGCATTTTCAGCTGTATCGATTACTTTCTGTTTAGTAATATTATCTCAAGTAGGATTAGCGCCATTATTTGGAAAATACTATTTGACAGTAATTTTATCAGGTATAGTAGCAGCTATTATACTTCCAAAGATTCCACCACTATCTAAAAAACCTGATACTTATTATACAGGAGAAAAGAGAGATATTGGAGAAAACGCTCCAGAAGGATTTACAAATGCTCAATGGGGAACTTATTTAGCAGTAAAAAAAGCAGAAGAAAGTGGAAGTGTTAAGAACTTAGTAATAAATGGTACACATACTGTACTTGACATGTGGATGGGAGTAATGCCAGTAATAATGGCATTTGGTACTATAGCACTTATTGTTGCTGAAACTACACCATTATTCAAATGGTTAGGGGTTCCATTTATTCCAATTCTAAAATTATTCCGTATTCCATATGCTGTAGAAGCATCACAAACTATGATTGTTGGTTTTGCAGATATGTTCTTACCATCAGTTATAGGTGCTAGTATACCTAGTGAAATGACACGTTTTGTTATTGCGGCTGTTTCAGTAACACAACTTGTTTATTTATCAGAAGTAGGTGCAGTAATATTGGGATCAAAGATTCCTATTAATTTTAAAGATTTATTCATCATATTCTTAGAAAGAACACTTATTACATTACCAATAATATCTTTAGTAGCACATATAATATTTTAG
- a CDS encoding threonine ammonia-lyase — translation MPIKYEDVLNARNRIDKYIYHTPLDKSMYLSDEDTNIYLKLECQQGMKCAKLRGALSKLTSLSKEEIERGIVAISSGNHGAAVSYATHLLGIKNVTIYVPATTPKSKVEKIKYYGANVVGVGENYDEAHEIGLERIKDSGSVFIDPCSDPVVLAGQGTIALEIFEQQAQIDTILVPIGGGGILTGISVAAKHINPNVKIIGLQTAACPAMVQSLKDKVFYEMFPTGASICDALVGGVGEIPYNMAERCIDDIWVIEEEDIAEAVSFLAKKEKVISEPAGAIGVAAVRKNHSKLKGRNAAVVITGGNIDESLMVKLLNQY, via the coding sequence ATGCCTATTAAATACGAAGACGTACTAAATGCAAGAAATAGAATAGATAAGTATATTTATCATACACCACTAGATAAGTCCATGTATTTAAGTGATGAGGATACAAATATATACCTGAAATTAGAGTGTCAACAGGGAATGAAATGTGCCAAGCTTAGAGGGGCATTGAGTAAACTTACTAGTTTAAGCAAAGAGGAAATAGAAAGAGGAATTGTAGCTATATCCTCAGGAAATCATGGAGCTGCAGTAAGCTATGCTACTCATTTACTAGGCATTAAAAATGTAACTATATATGTACCTGCAACTACTCCAAAGAGTAAGGTTGAGAAGATTAAATACTATGGTGCAAACGTTGTAGGGGTTGGAGAAAACTATGATGAAGCTCATGAAATTGGACTAGAACGTATTAAAGATAGTGGAAGTGTATTTATAGATCCATGTTCAGATCCAGTTGTATTAGCTGGTCAAGGAACTATAGCATTGGAAATATTTGAACAACAAGCTCAAATAGACACAATACTTGTGCCAATAGGTGGGGGCGGAATCCTTACAGGAATAAGTGTTGCTGCAAAACATATAAATCCAAATGTAAAAATCATTGGACTTCAAACAGCGGCATGTCCTGCAATGGTACAATCCTTAAAGGATAAAGTATTTTATGAAATGTTCCCTACAGGAGCTTCAATATGTGATGCATTAGTTGGAGGAGTAGGCGAAATCCCTTACAATATGGCAGAAAGATGTATTGATGATATTTGGGTAATAGAAGAAGAAGATATTGCAGAGGCTGTTTCATTTTTAGCTAAAAAGGAAAAGGTTATAAGTGAGCCAGCAGGAGCGATTGGAGTTGCAGCTGTTCGTAAAAATCATTCAAAGCTTAAAGGGAGAAATGCAGCTGTTGTTATAACAGGTGGCAATATTGATGAAAGCTTGATGGTTAAATTGTTAAATCAATATTAA